One Deinococcus humi genomic window carries:
- a CDS encoding ATP-binding protein, which translates to MSVRLNLLGGAGATLHRPGTAPLVLERRGAALLARLALEGPGPRAALAALLYDNAQTARNNLVHLLRRLNHPPGGPLVIVGSDLRLAPQIEADARRALDGQEPWPAAPAEFLGNFDYSDLPELEDWVLAWRERLAEAQRQEAGRRAAQAEATGNLTEAVQFTEHLLALDPLDEVTWRQLITLHARQGHRSAALTAYHRCVDVLRDELGSGPAQETRALMRAVEQGTLDTPLLRPPSVPLSVLRPPRLVGREREWERVHAALDTGRAVELQGEQGLGKSRLLQEIVLATPGAWLFEVRPDDTRTPYAAHSRLLRELLARMGVSLPNWARRELARLLPELGEALPPPQGEEEQARFYQAQASVLRLAAAQGLTLLAVDNVQFLDPLSAEAWPAVWTALGWGSPAAALRLVWATPPVEQGRALGGPASTRAIEVVHLGPLPPDAAQTLLVSLDVPQLNPRAAALYQLTGGHPYLLLETVRHLIETGQPADSESPLRPPGALADLLGQRLARLSLTALQAARGAAVLGGDVRPDLAAEVLGLPLLDIAGAWEELEAAQILQGERFVYDLLRETVAGGMPGAVRGLLHRSAARVLARHGAPEAEVAHHWAQGGDRHQAAALYLRAASAARATWQFRAAAVWGERAAALLEEMGDAAGAFEAWAQVAETLRDLTLDGHAQEVTAHLIRLAASPHQRARAQAARLQSLVENSDVEGLERVAREGLASLETAPDTRLAATFQEALAGALLLRGETDAALAPLDALRHLGSVLADPTVEATAHEGLGLAWVVRDPEQAAEHYDRAAALHAGSGDRIGAASVLNKRAPLLFALGDAVGAARAAAEAHDLLRGVDGADNLKLINAHERFCAAFAQEEDALAGQAVREGLALGGAATAGWGGVLHADLALLSATMGAPAEAAEALEAALAHENVPENKRHVLLAARVVVHAARGDDVQGYLRALARHAQHLNLPLVTAGARVLDAAFLPAREAIVAANQALDLAVRHGFQGLRRAALTHRARAHLTLGELAQARGDAEAALGLCKAFSLLVSPGQVLVVYADVLERQNDPGAPQARAAALQRRAAFSQRPDGA; encoded by the coding sequence ATGTCCGTCCGCCTGAACCTCCTGGGTGGAGCGGGAGCGACGCTCCATCGCCCCGGCACGGCGCCGCTGGTCCTGGAGCGCCGCGGCGCCGCGCTGCTCGCCAGGCTTGCGCTGGAGGGGCCAGGGCCACGTGCGGCGCTGGCCGCGCTGCTCTACGACAACGCACAGACGGCACGCAACAACCTGGTGCACCTGCTGCGCCGCCTGAACCACCCGCCTGGCGGTCCCCTGGTGATCGTGGGAAGTGACCTCAGGCTGGCACCGCAGATCGAGGCCGACGCCCGTCGCGCGCTGGACGGTCAGGAGCCGTGGCCCGCCGCGCCGGCCGAATTCCTAGGAAACTTCGATTACAGCGACCTGCCGGAACTGGAGGACTGGGTGCTGGCCTGGCGAGAGCGTCTGGCCGAGGCCCAGCGGCAGGAGGCAGGTCGGCGCGCGGCACAGGCCGAGGCGACAGGCAACCTCACGGAGGCTGTGCAGTTCACCGAGCACCTGCTTGCCCTCGACCCCCTCGACGAGGTGACGTGGCGGCAACTCATCACCCTGCACGCCCGGCAGGGGCACCGTTCGGCAGCCCTGACGGCCTACCACCGCTGCGTGGACGTGCTGCGCGACGAACTCGGTTCGGGGCCAGCCCAGGAAACCCGGGCCCTGATGCGGGCCGTTGAGCAGGGCACTCTGGACACCCCCCTGCTTCGCCCGCCCAGCGTGCCCCTGAGCGTGCTGCGGCCCCCCAGGCTGGTGGGACGGGAGCGCGAGTGGGAGCGCGTCCACGCGGCCCTGGACACGGGGCGGGCCGTGGAACTTCAGGGGGAGCAGGGTCTAGGCAAATCCCGGCTTCTGCAGGAGATCGTGCTCGCCACCCCGGGCGCATGGTTGTTCGAGGTGCGCCCGGACGACACCCGCACCCCCTACGCCGCCCACTCGCGGCTGTTGCGCGAGTTGCTGGCGCGGATGGGTGTCAGTCTGCCTAACTGGGCGCGGCGTGAACTGGCGCGGCTGCTGCCGGAGCTGGGTGAGGCTCTCCCACCCCCGCAGGGCGAGGAGGAGCAGGCGCGCTTCTATCAGGCCCAGGCTTCCGTTCTGCGTCTGGCCGCCGCCCAGGGCCTGACGCTGCTCGCCGTGGACAACGTGCAGTTCCTCGATCCGCTGAGCGCTGAGGCGTGGCCGGCGGTGTGGACGGCACTGGGCTGGGGATCGCCCGCGGCCGCGCTCCGGCTGGTGTGGGCCACACCGCCGGTGGAACAGGGCCGGGCACTGGGCGGCCCGGCCAGCACGCGTGCCATTGAGGTCGTGCACCTGGGGCCGCTCCCACCGGACGCTGCGCAGACCCTGCTGGTCTCCCTCGATGTCCCGCAACTGAACCCGCGTGCCGCGGCGCTCTACCAGCTCACTGGCGGTCACCCGTACCTGCTGCTGGAGACGGTGAGACATCTCATCGAGACCGGACAGCCCGCTGACTCCGAAAGCCCGCTGCGCCCACCTGGCGCGCTGGCGGACCTGCTGGGGCAGCGCCTCGCCCGGCTCTCGCTCACCGCCCTGCAGGCCGCGCGGGGCGCCGCGGTTCTGGGCGGTGACGTGCGCCCGGACCTCGCCGCCGAGGTTCTGGGCCTGCCCCTGCTGGACATCGCCGGCGCCTGGGAGGAACTGGAAGCAGCCCAGATCCTGCAGGGCGAGCGGTTCGTGTATGACCTCCTGCGTGAGACTGTGGCTGGGGGCATGCCAGGGGCAGTGCGCGGCCTCCTGCACCGCAGCGCGGCACGGGTGCTCGCCCGCCACGGCGCACCCGAGGCCGAGGTGGCGCACCACTGGGCACAGGGAGGTGACCGCCATCAGGCCGCGGCCCTGTACCTGCGGGCCGCCTCGGCGGCCCGGGCCACGTGGCAGTTCCGGGCGGCGGCCGTGTGGGGCGAACGGGCCGCGGCCCTGCTCGAAGAGATGGGCGACGCCGCAGGAGCCTTTGAGGCGTGGGCACAGGTGGCCGAGACCCTGCGGGACCTGACATTGGACGGGCACGCGCAGGAAGTGACCGCCCACCTCATCCGGCTGGCCGCCTCACCGCACCAGCGGGCCCGGGCGCAGGCGGCCCGGCTGCAGTCCCTGGTGGAGAACAGCGATGTGGAGGGCCTGGAAAGGGTTGCCCGCGAAGGTCTGGCGAGCCTGGAGACCGCGCCCGACACCCGGCTCGCGGCCACCTTCCAGGAGGCGCTGGCCGGCGCGCTGCTGCTGCGCGGCGAGACTGACGCGGCCCTGGCGCCCCTGGACGCGTTGCGTCACCTGGGCAGCGTGCTGGCCGATCCCACCGTAGAGGCCACCGCGCATGAGGGCCTGGGGCTCGCCTGGGTTGTCCGTGACCCCGAACAGGCTGCAGAACACTACGACCGGGCCGCCGCCCTGCACGCGGGGTCCGGCGACCGGATCGGGGCGGCTTCGGTGCTCAACAAGCGTGCGCCGCTGCTTTTCGCGCTGGGCGATGCCGTGGGGGCCGCGCGCGCAGCCGCTGAAGCGCATGACCTGCTCCGCGGGGTGGACGGAGCCGACAACCTGAAACTCATCAACGCCCACGAACGGTTCTGCGCCGCCTTCGCCCAGGAGGAAGACGCACTGGCTGGCCAGGCGGTGCGAGAGGGTCTCGCGCTGGGCGGCGCTGCGACCGCCGGGTGGGGGGGTGTGCTTCACGCGGACCTCGCCCTGCTCAGCGCCACCATGGGCGCCCCAGCCGAGGCGGCCGAGGCGCTGGAGGCCGCCCTTGCGCACGAGAACGTGCCGGAGAACAAGCGGCACGTTCTGCTCGCCGCGCGCGTGGTGGTTCATGCTGCCCGCGGGGACGACGTGCAGGGGTATCTGCGGGCCCTGGCCCGGCACGCCCAGCATCTGAACCTGCCCCTGGTCACCGCCGGCGCGCGGGTGCTGGACGCCGCCTTCCTGCCCGCCAGGGAGGCGATCGTCGCCGCCAATCAGGCCCTGGACCTCGCCGTCCGGCATGGGTTTCAGGGCCTGCGCCGCGCCGCGCTCACGCACCGTGCGCGGGCTCATCTGACACTCGGGGAGCTGGCGCAGGCCCGGGGCGATGCTGAGGCAGCGCTGGGGCTATGCAAGGCCTTCTCCCTGCTGGTGTCGCCTGGCCAGGTTCTGGTGGTTTACGCGGATGTCCTGGAGCGCCAGAACGATCCAGGGGCACCCCAGGCGCGTGCGGCGGCGCTCCAGCGGCGCGCCGCCTTCTCCCAACGCCCGGACGGGGCTTGA
- a CDS encoding DUF790 family protein has protein sequence MLPTELLMFTVKAGLANPRRLKPTTNNLILAETLIEVFQAYVGKRRSELNEELRDMEAGRSDYRVVRGLAHLLSQRGEFKAGGGLAPAAVREKVFALAQDGPPSRHRTQAILEQTARALSTESSLNAHDVAAALYADLPDQQTLIMFEPLEPLELIQRWDLAQAQGMLYRAYQLVITARRNEPARYKQLLKYLKLFGLMVTVEGDATYGFTLTLDGPTSLFSSNTRYGLAMAKFLPALLHVTKWDLSAALKPRRDLAWVDPKDDEWSFQLTSEDGYVSHYKAPEEHDSALESGFAERFAKLDTPWILEREVDLVPVPGGVILPDFRLVQGERSVLVEIVGYWRPEYLRKKFALLKKSGRTDLIVCVSERLNLDQAGVDPSEFGDRLVWFKGVLNPKEVLTIADRIAVST, from the coding sequence ATGCTTCCGACTGAATTGTTGATGTTCACGGTGAAAGCTGGCCTGGCGAATCCCAGGCGGCTCAAACCCACCACCAACAACCTGATCCTGGCCGAAACGCTGATTGAGGTCTTCCAAGCCTACGTCGGCAAAAGGCGCTCAGAACTGAACGAGGAGTTGCGGGATATGGAGGCGGGCCGCTCCGACTATCGCGTGGTGCGCGGTCTAGCCCACCTTTTAAGCCAGCGGGGGGAATTCAAAGCCGGGGGCGGGCTGGCCCCAGCGGCAGTGCGCGAGAAGGTCTTTGCGCTGGCCCAGGACGGGCCACCCAGCCGTCACCGGACGCAGGCCATCCTGGAACAGACTGCCAGAGCGCTGTCCACCGAGTCATCGCTCAACGCACACGACGTAGCCGCCGCACTGTATGCCGATCTGCCAGACCAACAGACCCTGATCATGTTTGAGCCCCTGGAACCGCTGGAGCTCATTCAGCGCTGGGATCTGGCCCAGGCCCAGGGGATGCTGTACCGCGCCTATCAGCTCGTGATCACCGCCCGGCGCAATGAACCCGCCCGCTACAAGCAGCTGCTGAAGTACCTGAAGCTTTTCGGCCTGATGGTCACCGTGGAGGGGGACGCCACATATGGTTTTACCCTGACCCTGGATGGTCCCACCTCGCTTTTCTCCAGCAACACGCGCTACGGCCTGGCGATGGCGAAATTCCTCCCCGCCCTGCTTCATGTCACGAAGTGGGACCTGAGCGCGGCGTTAAAGCCCAGACGCGATCTGGCCTGGGTAGACCCTAAGGACGACGAGTGGTCCTTCCAGCTCACCAGTGAGGACGGCTACGTTAGCCACTACAAGGCTCCTGAAGAACACGACAGCGCGCTGGAGTCAGGCTTTGCCGAGCGCTTCGCCAAACTGGACACACCCTGGATTCTGGAACGCGAGGTGGATCTTGTCCCCGTGCCGGGAGGCGTTATCCTACCCGATTTCCGACTAGTGCAGGGCGAACGGAGCGTGCTCGTCGAAATCGTGGGGTACTGGCGCCCCGAGTACCTGAGGAAAAAATTTGCCCTGCTCAAAAAATCAGGGCGTACTGACCTGATCGTGTGCGTCTCCGAGCGATTAAACCTCGATCAGGCAGGAGTGGACCCCAGCGAGTTTGGGGACCGATTGGTGTGGTTCAAGGGCGTGTTGAATCCGAAAGAGGTGCTGACCATCGCGGATCGGATCGCCGTCAGCACCTAA